Within Caproicibacterium argilliputei, the genomic segment AATGAAGAGGTACATAGCGTGCGCACCACCGTTGGCCCTGAGCAGGAGTATTTTCTGATTGACCGCAACCTTTATAATGAGCGCGAAGATTTGGTTTTGACCGGCCGCACGCTGTTCGGCGCCCGCCCGCCGCGCGGTCAGGAACTGGAAGATCACTATTTCGGCGCCATTAAGCCGAAGGTCGCCGCATTCATGCGCGATTTGGATGAAGAACTTTGGAAGCTGGGCGTGCTCGCCAAAACAGAGCACAACGAAGTTGCACCCGCACAGCATGAACTTGCGCCAATTTTTAACAACACCAACGTGGCGGCTGACCACAACCAGCTGACCATGGAAGTCATGAAAAAAGTGGCAGAACGCCACGGGATGTACTGCCTGCTGCACGAAAAGCCGTTTGACGGTGTCAACGGCTCCGGCAAGCACAACAACTGGTCGCTTTCTACCGACACCGGTGTCAATCTGTTGGAGCCGGGCGATTCCCCGATGGAAAACGCACAGTTTCTGCTGTTCTTAGTGGCGGTCATTCAAGCAGTGGATGAGTATCAGGATCTGCTGCGCATTTCCGTTGCCAGCCCCGGCAACGACCACCGGCTCGGTGCCAACGAAGCGCCGCCCGCCATTCTGAGCATTTTCCTCGGCGACGAGTTGAACGAGATTCTGGAGTGTCTGGAAAGGGGAACTCCCTACAGCCAAAAGGACAAGGAAATCCTCAAAGTCGGCGTTCACACACTGCCCCGCTTCCCCAAAGACAGCACCGACCGCAACCGCACCTCTCCGTTTGCCTTTACCGGCAACAAGTTTGAATTCCGGATGCTTGGTTCCGCACTCTCCATTTCCGGGCCGAATGTTGTGCTAAACACCATTGTTGCGGAAGAACTTGAAAAGTTTGCAGATAAACTGGAAAAGAGCACAAACTTCAAAAAAGACCTTGACAGCTTGGTCAAAAAGTCCATCAAGGAACACCGCCGGATTATCTTTAACGGTGACGGCTACACCGATGAATGGATTGCCGAAGCGGAAAAGCGCGGCTTGCTGAACCTGAAAACCACCGTCGATGCCATGCCGCACTTCTTGGACAAAAAGAATGTGAAGCTCTTTACCAAGCACGCCATCTTCACCGAAACGGAAATGAAGTCGCGCTACGAAATTTCCATGGAGAATTACAGTAAAACACTCAACATCGAAGCGCTGACCATGATTGACATGGTCAATCGGCAGATTCTGCCGGCAGTTGAAAAGTATGTTGACGAACTG encodes:
- a CDS encoding glutamine synthetase III family protein; translation: MATASVPEIFGSMVFDDRTMQERLPRETYKALEKTIQQGKSLDPTIANTVASAMKDWALENGCTHFTHWFQPMTGITAEKHDSFISPAGDGSVMMEFSGKELIRGEPDASSFPSGGLRATFEARGYTAWDPTSYAFIKDRTLCIPTVFCSYTGEALDKKTPLLRSMEALNKQAMRILKLFGNEEVHSVRTTVGPEQEYFLIDRNLYNEREDLVLTGRTLFGARPPRGQELEDHYFGAIKPKVAAFMRDLDEELWKLGVLAKTEHNEVAPAQHELAPIFNNTNVAADHNQLTMEVMKKVAERHGMYCLLHEKPFDGVNGSGKHNNWSLSTDTGVNLLEPGDSPMENAQFLLFLVAVIQAVDEYQDLLRISVASPGNDHRLGANEAPPAILSIFLGDELNEILECLERGTPYSQKDKEILKVGVHTLPRFPKDSTDRNRTSPFAFTGNKFEFRMLGSALSISGPNVVLNTIVAEELEKFADKLEKSTNFKKDLDSLVKKSIKEHRRIIFNGDGYTDEWIAEAEKRGLLNLKTTVDAMPHFLDKKNVKLFTKHAIFTETEMKSRYEISMENYSKTLNIEALTMIDMVNRQILPAVEKYVDELSLAFAHKKALNPNMNCHVEYERVTALSELSAKVYDETAALQNAVDSAASVADFEANAQAYKELVLPAMETLRADADQMESLTGGSYWPFPTYSDLIYHV